One part of the Streptomyces sp. NBC_00286 genome encodes these proteins:
- a CDS encoding MurR/RpiR family transcriptional regulator has translation MKAADSPAARLQALFEGHRLTPTQRRIAHCMVRRAADVPFLSSVELAELAGVSQPSVTRFAVALGFDGYPALRKHLREVAPTGPVTDTASYNEYQQAVEAEIENLRHLASVLADPRPVERAGRLLAASRPLPVLGLRAAASQAYGFSYFAAKVHPDVRLLNEGGTMIHDRIDSAVRAGATALLCFALPRHPREVVDTLAYAKEAGLTVVTVADSAFAPVAKASDLLLPAAVGTGLAFDTACAPMLLGRVLLEAMCDDLPDAQARLEEFDGRAAARGLFVE, from the coding sequence ATGAAGGCGGCGGACAGTCCTGCCGCGCGGCTGCAGGCCCTCTTCGAGGGGCACCGGCTGACGCCGACGCAGCGGCGTATCGCACACTGCATGGTGCGGCGGGCCGCAGACGTGCCGTTCCTGTCGAGCGTCGAGCTCGCCGAACTCGCCGGTGTCAGCCAGCCCTCCGTCACCCGCTTCGCCGTCGCCCTCGGTTTCGACGGCTACCCGGCGCTGCGCAAGCACCTGCGGGAGGTCGCGCCCACCGGGCCGGTCACGGACACCGCCTCGTACAACGAGTACCAGCAGGCCGTCGAGGCCGAGATCGAGAACCTGCGGCATCTGGCCTCCGTACTGGCCGATCCGCGGCCGGTGGAACGGGCGGGGCGGCTGCTCGCGGCGTCGCGTCCGCTGCCGGTGCTCGGGCTGCGGGCAGCGGCCTCCCAGGCGTACGGCTTCTCGTACTTCGCGGCCAAGGTCCATCCGGACGTACGGCTGCTGAACGAGGGCGGCACGATGATCCACGACCGGATCGACTCGGCCGTACGGGCCGGGGCGACGGCTCTGCTGTGTTTCGCGCTGCCACGTCATCCGCGCGAGGTCGTGGACACCCTGGCGTATGCGAAGGAGGCCGGGCTGACCGTGGTGACCGTCGCGGACTCGGCGTTCGCGCCGGTGGCGAAGGCGTCGGACCTGCTGCTGCCCGCCGCGGTCGGTACGGGGCTCGCCTTCGACACGGCCTGTGCGCCGATGCTGCTCGGGCGGGTGCTGCTGGAGGCCATGTGCGACGACCTTCCGGACGCGCAGGCGCGGCTGGAGGAGTTCGACGGACGGGCGGCTGCGCGGGGCTTGTTCGTTGAGTAG